Proteins from a single region of Arctopsyche grandis isolate Sample6627 chromosome 1, ASM5162203v2, whole genome shotgun sequence:
- the LOC143922824 gene encoding endocuticle structural glycoprotein SgAbd-8-like: MKVALIFLFVFGAVYANEEIPILKQLSEINPDGSYQWSYETGNGIAAEERGAVKGTGDQAAIAVQGQFQYTAPDGTPIQLSYVADENGFQPSGAHLPTAPPIPEAIQRALDYIASLPPQRN, from the exons ATGAAAGTAGCT TTGATTTTCTTGTTCGTATTCGGGGCGGTGTATGCCAACGAAGAAATCCCCATTCTGAAACAGCTCTCAGAGATCAACCCAGATGGAAGCTACCAATGGAGCTATGAAACCGGAAACGGAATTGCTGCTGAAGAAAGGGGAGCTGTGAAAGGAACTGGAGACCAAGCCGCCATTGCAGTCCAGGGACAATTCCAATACACAGCTCCTGATGGAACTCCGATCCAGTTGTCTTATGTTGCTGACGAAAATGGTTTCCAACCCTCAGGAGCTCATCTCCCAACAGCACCCCCAATACCAGAGGCCATTCAACGCGCTTTGGACTACATCGCGTCACTTCCACCCCAAAGGAACTAA